In Macrobrachium rosenbergii isolate ZJJX-2024 unplaced genomic scaffold, ASM4041242v1 171, whole genome shotgun sequence, a genomic segment contains:
- the LOC136838153 gene encoding zinc finger protein OZF-like: MAAFSETSNDDSLSLDPLMEIKIEPEVFCELNEDDNSYEINLIHMRITLREAIHVRNGKAFSRKPNLTRHMRIHTERSYSCARECGAFSQKPNLTCQMRIHTGEKQFMCNECGKAFSQKPELEVHMRSHTGEKPFMCKECRKAFSKKPNLTVHMRIHTGEKPFMCKECGKAFSQKRNLTVHMRIHTGEKPLMCKECGKAFSQKPNLTRHMRIHTGEKQFMCKECGKAFSQKSDLEVHMRSHTGEKPFMCKECGKAFSMKSNLTVHMRIHTERSIHV; encoded by the exons atggcTGCCTTTAGTGAAACCAGTAATGATGACTCTTTGTCTCTGGATCCATTGATGGAAATCAAAATAGAGCCAGAGGTATTCTGTGAGCTCAATGAAGATGacaattcatatgaaataaatctca ttcatatgagaattacactgagagaagccattcatgtaaggaatgggaaagcattttccagaaaACCAAATCTTACacgtcatatgagaattcatactgagAGAAGCTATTCATGTGCAAGGGAATGTggagcattttcccagaaaccaaatcttacatgtcaaatgagaattcatactggagagaagcaatTCATGTGCaatgaatgtgggaaagcattttcccaaaAACCAGAGCTTGAAGttcatatgagaagtcatactggagagaagccattcatgtgcaaggaatgtaggaaagcattttccaagaaaccaaatcttacagttcatatgagaatacatacaggagagaagccattcatgtgtaaggaatgtgggaaagcattttcccagaaacgaaatcttacagttcatatgagaattcatactggagagaagccattgatgtgtaaggaatgtgggaaagcattttcccagaaaccaaatcttacacgtcatatgagaattcatactggagagaagcaattcatgtgcaaggaatgtgggaaagcattttcccaaaAATCAGATCTTGAAGttcatatgagaagtcatactggagagaagccattcatgtgcaaggaatgtggaaaagcattttccatgaaatcaaatcttacagttcatatgagaattcatactgaaAGAAGCATTCATGTGTAA